One genomic segment of Ignavibacteriota bacterium includes these proteins:
- a CDS encoding iron hydrogenase small subunit, with translation MVELKINNLNVKAEEGMTILDAAKSVGIKIPTLCHLSNMMPTGACRMCVVEVTGTRGLIPSCAYPVSNGMIVDTNSPRVRKARKTIVELLIENHPQDCLVCVRNKNCELQNFSEQYSIREHRFSGESKCHAIDISSASMERDPAKCILCGRCVRTCNEVQKIGAIDFTNRGFKSNVTTPYNRGLNVSDCILCGQCILVCPTAALREKSSLKEVTNALNNKTKIPIVQVAPAVRASLGEEYNLPLGTNVTGQLVTALKRLGFKYVFDTNFAADLTIIEEAAELQNRIVNNKTMPMFTSCCPGWVKYIEQNRPHLLNHVSTCKSPHEMEGAVLKTYFANKAGLKPEDLFVVSIMPCTVKKFESERPELSENKLMDVDEVLTTRELVRLFKIAGIEFEELPESEFDNPLGESTGAAAIFGTSGGVMEAALRTAYFNLTGNELENLELQDIRGMQGIKESSIKINDLVINVAVVNGIGNIKPILDEIENGSSKYHFIEVMACPGGCINGGGQPIHQKTEKLIQRVKALYQIDKNMQNRRSHENESVKKLYDEYFEKPNSHKAHEILHTTYVNRKDILKN, from the coding sequence ATGGTTGAATTAAAAATAAATAATCTAAATGTTAAAGCCGAAGAAGGAATGACAATTTTAGATGCGGCAAAATCGGTGGGTATAAAAATTCCTACACTTTGCCATTTAAGTAATATGATGCCTACTGGTGCTTGCCGAATGTGTGTTGTTGAAGTTACCGGAACAAGAGGCTTAATTCCAAGTTGTGCATATCCGGTAAGTAACGGAATGATAGTAGATACAAATTCACCGAGAGTAAGAAAAGCAAGAAAAACTATTGTTGAACTACTTATTGAAAATCACCCTCAAGATTGTCTTGTATGTGTAAGAAATAAAAATTGTGAATTACAAAATTTCTCCGAACAATATAGTATTAGAGAACATAGATTTTCCGGCGAAAGCAAATGTCATGCAATTGATATTTCAAGCGCATCAATGGAAAGAGATCCGGCAAAATGTATTTTATGTGGAAGATGTGTAAGAACATGTAACGAGGTTCAGAAAATTGGAGCCATAGATTTTACAAATCGCGGATTTAAAAGTAATGTTACAACTCCATACAATAGAGGATTGAATGTTAGTGATTGTATTCTTTGCGGTCAATGTATTTTAGTTTGTCCCACTGCAGCACTCAGAGAAAAGAGTTCACTAAAAGAAGTTACAAATGCGTTAAATAATAAAACAAAAATTCCTATTGTACAAGTTGCGCCCGCAGTTAGAGCTTCGCTAGGTGAAGAATATAATTTACCGTTAGGAACAAATGTTACCGGTCAATTAGTTACAGCTTTAAAAAGATTAGGATTTAAATATGTTTTTGACACAAATTTCGCGGCAGATTTAACAATCATCGAAGAAGCCGCAGAACTTCAAAATAGAATTGTAAACAATAAAACAATGCCTATGTTTACAAGCTGTTGTCCGGGTTGGGTAAAATATATTGAGCAAAATAGACCTCATTTATTAAATCATGTTTCAACTTGTAAATCACCTCACGAAATGGAAGGTGCAGTTTTAAAAACCTATTTTGCAAATAAAGCCGGATTGAAACCCGAAGATTTATTTGTAGTATCAATTATGCCATGTACGGTTAAAAAGTTTGAATCAGAGAGACCGGAACTTTCTGAAAATAAATTAATGGATGTTGATGAAGTTCTTACAACAAGAGAATTGGTTCGACTTTTCAAAATTGCCGGAATTGAATTTGAAGAATTACCGGAATCTGAATTTGATAATCCGCTTGGTGAATCAACCGGTGCCGCTGCAATTTTTGGTACTTCCGGCGGTGTTATGGAAGCTGCGTTAAGAACCGCGTATTTCAATCTAACCGGAAATGAATTGGAAAATCTTGAATTGCAAGATATTAGAGGAATGCAAGGAATTAAAGAAAGTTCAATTAAGATAAATGATTTAGTAATAAATGTAGCAGTAGTAAACGGTATTGGAAATATAAAACCAATATTGGATGAAATTGAAAATGGAAGTTCAAAATATCATTTCATAGAAGTAATGGCTTGCCCGGGCGGATGTATAAATGGCGGAGGTCAGCCAATTCACCAAAAAACAGAAAAATTAATTCAGCGTGTAAAAGCTCTTTACCAAATTGATAAGAATATGCAAAACCGAAGATCGCATGAGAATGAATCGGTAAAAAAATTATATGATGAATATTTTGAAAAACCTAATAGTCATAAGGCACATGAGATTTTACATACAACTTATGTAAATAGAAAAGATATTTTGAAAAATTAA
- a CDS encoding HAMP domain-containing histidine kinase, which yields MFKLVPKWAYNYDEYWKSIRARNIWFIQLRFGAVVMLIFMFLIAQQLFGIKFSEYQKNWFILISISIAIYNTFLFAFSNKIKCTPGKFNVLHYSLLQMVLDLIALTLLVYFTGSIETPLYMLYIFHMIIGSLILPIHVIFIMATLLVTTFSSIVTLEHLGNIPHYHINEIYFSENVHNVKFIIFSLGIFIFTIYTTIGITSRIAKRLYKREQQLKETLEELNNVEEAKQKYIMAVVHEIKSPIVAAQSIIELIKNGYVGEVNEQMKRKLERTKTRTDEALSLINNILRISKLKLLNDITYSKVDLLKALKIVLSQKSDIIKNKHIELKVNDYRSRKNEIDCDPIMMELVLSNIIGNAVKYTKENQSVHIDLNEDYKFVTIETSDSGIGIPKNEIEKIFQQFYRATNLPSKYIEGSGLGLSLVKEIVERLNGSINITSPSKIGNSEFPGTSVIIKFPIIQ from the coding sequence ATGTTTAAACTCGTTCCTAAATGGGCATATAATTACGATGAATATTGGAAATCAATAAGAGCAAGAAATATTTGGTTTATACAACTTAGGTTTGGTGCAGTTGTAATGCTGATATTTATGTTTCTTATTGCTCAACAATTATTTGGGATCAAATTTTCTGAATATCAGAAAAATTGGTTTATTTTAATTTCGATAAGTATTGCTATTTATAACACTTTTCTTTTTGCTTTCAGTAATAAAATTAAATGTACCCCGGGTAAATTTAATGTTCTGCATTATTCACTTCTACAAATGGTTTTGGATTTAATTGCACTTACTTTATTAGTTTATTTTACCGGCAGCATAGAAACTCCGCTTTACATGCTTTATATTTTTCATATGATAATAGGAAGTTTAATTTTACCTATACATGTTATTTTTATTATGGCAACTTTATTAGTTACAACTTTTTCAAGTATTGTAACATTGGAGCATTTGGGAAATATTCCTCACTATCATATAAATGAAATTTACTTTAGCGAAAATGTTCACAATGTAAAATTTATAATTTTCTCGCTCGGAATTTTCATTTTCACAATTTATACAACAATTGGAATTACAAGCAGAATTGCAAAAAGACTTTATAAACGCGAACAGCAATTAAAAGAAACTTTGGAAGAATTAAATAACGTAGAGGAAGCTAAACAAAAATATATTATGGCTGTTGTGCACGAAATTAAAAGTCCTATTGTGGCGGCTCAATCAATTATTGAATTAATTAAAAATGGTTATGTTGGTGAAGTTAATGAACAAATGAAGAGAAAACTTGAGCGAACAAAAACAAGAACCGATGAAGCACTTAGTTTGATTAATAATATTTTGCGAATTTCGAAATTAAAATTATTGAATGATATTACTTACTCAAAAGTTGATTTATTAAAAGCTTTGAAAATTGTTTTATCTCAAAAAAGTGACATAATAAAAAACAAACATATTGAACTAAAAGTGAATGATTATAGAAGCAGAAAAAATGAAATAGACTGTGATCCAATAATGATGGAGTTGGTTTTATCAAATATAATTGGGAACGCAGTAAAGTATACAAAGGAAAATCAATCGGTACATATAGATTTAAACGAAGACTATAAGTTTGTTACAATTGAAACTTCAGACAGCGGAATTGGAATTCCAAAGAACGAAATCGAAAAAATATTTCAGCAATTTTACAGAGCAACTAATTTACCAAGTAAGTATATTGAAGGAAGCGGTTTGGGTTTATCACTTGTAAAAGAAATTGTTGAAAGATTAAACGGCAGCATTAATATTACAAGTCCATCCAAAATTGGGAACAGTGAATTTCCCGGTACAAGTGTTATTATTAAGTTTCCGATAATTCAATAA
- a CDS encoding iron hydrogenase, translating into MEIIKKNRKGEVIFSQYKRGDGIKKTVTLKREEILLELKTSKLKGRGGAGFPTSTKWMLTAASISDEKYIICNADEGEPGTFKDRVLLVEYPELVMDGMVIAGYTIGAKKGIIYLRGEYEYLLKSLQDYLQEMRKDNLLGKDILGKEGFEFDIEIFLGSGAYVCGEETALIESLEGNRGEARNRPPYPVNTGYNGKPTSVNNVETLAAIPHIICKGASWFLNVGTDKSAGSKLFSVSGDCEKPGVYELPWGTTINELLNLVDAKNTKAVQIGGASGFCIPKSQFDRKLSYEDVSTGGSVIIFNESRNMLKVLKNFMEFFVEESCGQCTPCRIGNVKLLEGVEMIEKGEHTFTYLNKLKDLGKTMQVASKCGLGQSSPNSFISILENFKDEVLNYSNGGNNGRI; encoded by the coding sequence ATGGAAATAATAAAAAAAAATAGGAAAGGTGAAGTCATTTTCTCTCAATATAAAAGAGGTGACGGAATTAAAAAAACTGTGACGTTAAAGAGAGAAGAAATTTTACTTGAATTAAAAACATCAAAATTAAAAGGAAGAGGCGGTGCCGGTTTTCCAACTTCAACAAAATGGATGCTTACTGCTGCTTCAATTAGTGATGAAAAATATATTATTTGTAATGCTGATGAAGGCGAACCGGGGACTTTTAAAGATCGAGTACTTTTAGTAGAATATCCGGAATTAGTAATGGATGGAATGGTAATTGCCGGTTATACAATTGGCGCGAAAAAGGGAATTATTTATTTACGCGGAGAGTATGAATATCTTCTAAAATCTTTGCAAGATTATCTACAAGAAATGAGAAAGGATAATTTATTAGGTAAAGATATTCTAGGAAAAGAAGGATTTGAATTTGATATTGAAATATTTCTTGGCTCCGGGGCTTATGTTTGCGGAGAAGAAACCGCTTTGATAGAATCATTAGAAGGAAATAGAGGTGAAGCAAGAAATAGACCGCCTTATCCCGTAAATACGGGCTATAACGGAAAACCAACTTCAGTGAATAATGTTGAAACTTTAGCAGCAATTCCTCATATAATTTGTAAAGGTGCGAGTTGGTTCTTAAATGTTGGTACTGATAAATCAGCCGGTTCCAAATTGTTTTCTGTTTCCGGTGATTGCGAAAAACCCGGAGTTTATGAACTGCCTTGGGGAACTACAATAAACGAATTATTAAATTTAGTTGATGCAAAAAACACAAAAGCCGTGCAGATTGGAGGTGCTTCCGGTTTCTGCATTCCAAAATCACAGTTTGATAGAAAGCTTTCTTATGAAGATGTTTCAACTGGTGGTTCCGTAATTATTTTTAATGAATCAAGAAACATGTTAAAAGTGTTGAAAAATTTTATGGAATTTTTTGTTGAAGAATCATGCGGTCAATGTACGCCGTGTAGAATTGGAAATGTTAAATTGCTTGAGGGAGTTGAAATGATTGAAAAGGGTGAACACACTTTTACATATCTGAATAAATTAAAAGATTTAGGTAAAACAATGCAAGTTGCCTCAAAATGCGGATTAGGACAATCAAGCCCAAATTCATTTATATCAATTTTAGAAAACTTTAAAGATGAAGTTTTGAATTATTCAAACGGAGGCAATAATGGAAGAATATAA
- the nuoE gene encoding NADH-quinone oxidoreductase subunit NuoE, whose product MFIEEKTSLAEEIEFLVIKYGNDRSALLTILHDIQKKHRYISDYAQQEIARHLNIHPVEVYSVISFYSFLNSTPKGRNIVRICQTISCDMKGKDVLVRAIERELGIKIGDTTKDNKFTVEYANCLGLCDESPAMSINDRVYTKLTPEKAIQLLSEVK is encoded by the coding sequence ATGTTTATTGAAGAAAAAACTTCGCTTGCCGAAGAAATCGAATTTTTAGTTATCAAGTATGGCAACGACCGATCAGCATTATTAACCATACTACATGATATTCAAAAAAAACACCGTTACATTTCTGATTACGCACAACAAGAAATTGCAAGACATCTTAACATTCATCCGGTTGAAGTTTACAGCGTAATTTCTTTCTATTCATTTTTAAATTCTACACCAAAAGGAAGAAATATTGTAAGAATTTGTCAAACCATTTCTTGTGATATGAAAGGGAAAGATGTACTTGTAAGAGCTATCGAACGAGAATTAGGGATTAAAATTGGTGATACAACAAAGGATAATAAATTTACAGTTGAGTATGCAAATTGTTTAGGATTGTGCGATGAATCGCCGGCAATGTCTATAAACGATCGAGTTTATACAAAGCTTACTCCGGAAAAAGCAATTCAACTTTTAAGCGAAGTGAAGTGA
- a CDS encoding response regulator yields MDIEYPKILFIDDEKGLRLGTEKLLKKKRFDVVCAENGEKGIQLGTQFEFDVVLIDLNMPDINGLSVLKQLISLKPNTVYFIVTAYGSYESAIEATRLGAYNYFLKPFTPHELLHQIEKGLKHRKLLIESLELKKEREKNLTTIAHEKSRLNTIIEAISSGVMLINKERKLVYYNKACLQKLNFDELIFEEEIIEKLPPNIAKLVNEILISENPRGKSYTTEVEILPNNELTIEATCSRVPHPDGTFAGVVVVLKNITRLKQLETLKSQFVSMVAHELKTPLAAVLGYLDILTNSTIVVPQEKQKQYMQRSHLRLRGSLDLVNDLLDISRIETNHIVKETEIVSIPEIIKSCIEILELEIKKKNINILHNISEVLPKIKIDKNDIIKIFSNLLSNAIKYNYENGSVIINYSLNKNFIVVSISDTGIGLKEDEKMHLFQQFYRAKNKHTKLVSGTGLGLSIVKRLVDANQGKVNVESVYNEGSTFIIQFPFK; encoded by the coding sequence ATGGATATTGAATATCCAAAAATATTATTTATTGATGATGAAAAAGGATTAAGATTAGGAACTGAAAAATTATTAAAGAAGAAAAGATTTGATGTAGTTTGCGCAGAAAACGGTGAAAAAGGTATTCAGCTTGGAACTCAGTTTGAATTTGATGTTGTCTTAATCGACCTTAATATGCCGGATATAAACGGACTTTCCGTATTAAAGCAATTAATATCCTTAAAACCAAATACTGTTTATTTTATTGTAACTGCTTATGGAAGTTACGAATCTGCAATTGAAGCAACCAGATTAGGAGCTTACAATTATTTTCTAAAACCATTCACTCCTCACGAATTATTGCATCAAATTGAAAAAGGTTTAAAGCATAGGAAATTACTAATAGAATCTCTTGAACTTAAAAAAGAAAGAGAAAAAAATCTTACAACAATTGCTCATGAAAAAAGCAGACTAAATACAATAATTGAAGCAATCAGCAGCGGAGTTATGCTTATAAATAAAGAGAGAAAACTTGTTTATTATAATAAAGCGTGTCTGCAAAAATTAAATTTTGATGAACTGATATTTGAAGAAGAAATTATTGAAAAGCTACCTCCAAATATTGCGAAACTTGTTAATGAAATTCTTATATCGGAAAATCCAAGAGGAAAATCTTACACAACAGAAGTTGAAATTTTACCAAATAATGAATTAACCATTGAAGCAACTTGTTCAAGAGTCCCTCATCCTGATGGAACTTTCGCTGGTGTTGTTGTTGTATTAAAAAATATTACCCGCTTAAAACAACTTGAAACTTTGAAATCACAATTTGTTTCTATGGTTGCACACGAATTAAAAACTCCTTTAGCCGCAGTTTTAGGTTACCTTGATATTTTGACAAATAGTACTATTGTAGTTCCTCAAGAAAAACAAAAGCAATATATGCAAAGATCACATTTGAGATTAAGAGGTTCTCTGGATTTAGTTAATGATTTGCTTGATATATCAAGAATTGAAACTAACCATATTGTGAAAGAAACTGAAATTGTTTCAATTCCGGAAATTATCAAATCATGTATTGAAATTTTAGAACTTGAAATCAAGAAAAAAAATATTAACATTTTGCATAATATTTCAGAAGTCTTACCAAAAATTAAAATTGATAAAAATGATATCATAAAAATATTTTCAAATCTTTTAAGCAATGCAATAAAATATAATTATGAAAATGGCAGTGTAATTATTAATTATAGCTTGAATAAAAATTTTATTGTTGTTTCAATTTCAGATACCGGAATTGGTTTAAAAGAAGATGAAAAAATGCATTTGTTCCAACAATTCTATAGAGCAAAAAACAAACATACAAAATTAGTAAGTGGCACAGGTTTAGGTTTATCAATTGTTAAAAGATTAGTTGATGCTAACCAAGGAAAAGTAAATGTAGAAAGCGTATATAATGAAGGCAGTACTTTTATAATACAATTTCCATTTAAATAA
- a CDS encoding iron hydrogenase small subunit, with amino-acid sequence MEEYKHDRAPISQKSHVIEKPKNPEYIGGSVKIQINEKQIVVPMGTTILEACRQHNIHIPTLCHHPDLCVAGVCRLCVVEVENMRTLQASCAFPITAPIKIHTSTPMVRKARKHIIDLLLSEHYGECYSCFRNNNCELQALAKEYGVDHYNFGHKSEPKFEIDNSSYSVVRDMDKCVLCKRCVRTCIDLQEVGVLEAIDRGAETHIGTFFEKQLSDVICINCGQCINRCPTGALRANDPRDEIWAAIDDPNKHVVIQTAPSPRAAIGEEFGLEAGHSLTGELNTALRRIGFDKVFDTDFTADLTIMEEGTELILRLYNALVKNDENAVLPQFTSCSPGWVKYLEHFYTDYIDNLSTAKSPQQMFGSVIKTFYSDITGIDPKNIVTVALMPCSAKKFECNRPEMVDSGYKDVDYGLTTRELAQMIKEAGIFLPEMPKSDFDDPFGNASGAGLIFGATGGVMEAALRTVIELVTGKKVESIFENANILPMRGFEGIKYVEFPITEVGEVPAIYKKYFNDWNWLKGATLKVAVAHGTANAKKVMEDIKAGGKFSECHFIEFMGCPGGCLGGGGQPIPTSEEIRKKRAEAIYKEEEGLPIRKSHENPHINFIYENFLKEGPCGHLSHKLLHTTYVKRGKYIS; translated from the coding sequence ATGGAAGAATATAAACATGATAGAGCTCCGATAAGTCAAAAATCACATGTTATTGAGAAACCAAAAAATCCCGAATATATTGGCGGATCAGTAAAAATTCAAATTAATGAAAAGCAAATTGTTGTGCCAATGGGAACTACAATTTTAGAAGCTTGCAGACAACATAATATTCATATACCTACACTTTGTCATCATCCGGATTTATGTGTCGCCGGCGTTTGTAGACTATGTGTTGTTGAAGTAGAAAATATGAGAACTTTACAAGCATCATGCGCTTTTCCAATTACTGCTCCAATCAAAATTCATACTTCAACACCAATGGTTCGCAAAGCAAGGAAGCATATTATTGATTTATTATTAAGTGAACATTACGGCGAATGCTATTCTTGTTTTAGAAATAATAATTGTGAACTTCAAGCACTTGCAAAAGAATATGGCGTAGATCATTATAATTTTGGACATAAATCCGAACCAAAATTTGAAATAGATAATTCTTCATATTCAGTTGTACGTGATATGGATAAATGTGTTCTGTGTAAAAGATGTGTTAGAACTTGTATCGATTTACAAGAAGTAGGTGTTTTGGAAGCAATTGATAGAGGCGCAGAAACACATATCGGTACTTTTTTTGAAAAACAATTATCAGATGTTATTTGCATTAATTGCGGACAATGTATAAATCGTTGTCCAACCGGAGCTTTACGTGCAAATGATCCAAGAGATGAAATTTGGGCAGCAATTGATGATCCTAATAAACATGTTGTTATTCAAACTGCACCTTCTCCAAGAGCTGCAATTGGCGAAGAATTTGGATTAGAAGCCGGTCATTCTCTAACTGGTGAATTAAATACCGCTTTAAGAAGAATTGGATTTGATAAAGTATTTGATACTGATTTTACAGCAGATTTAACAATTATGGAAGAAGGTACGGAATTAATTTTAAGACTTTATAATGCATTGGTTAAAAATGATGAAAATGCGGTATTGCCTCAATTTACTTCTTGTTCACCGGGCTGGGTAAAATATTTAGAACATTTTTATACAGATTATATTGATAATTTAAGTACAGCAAAATCCCCTCAGCAAATGTTTGGCTCAGTAATTAAAACTTTCTATTCAGATATTACTGGAATCGATCCTAAAAATATTGTAACTGTTGCTTTAATGCCATGCTCGGCTAAAAAATTTGAATGCAATAGACCAGAAATGGTTGATTCGGGATATAAAGATGTTGATTACGGATTGACAACGCGTGAGCTTGCTCAAATGATTAAAGAAGCCGGAATATTTTTACCAGAAATGCCAAAATCAGATTTTGATGATCCATTTGGAAATGCTTCCGGTGCTGGATTAATCTTTGGGGCAACCGGCGGAGTTATGGAAGCTGCTTTAAGAACAGTTATCGAATTAGTAACCGGTAAAAAAGTAGAAAGTATTTTTGAAAATGCAAACATCTTACCAATGAGAGGTTTTGAAGGAATTAAATATGTGGAATTTCCAATTACTGAAGTTGGTGAAGTACCGGCAATTTATAAGAAATATTTTAATGATTGGAATTGGTTAAAAGGTGCAACTCTAAAAGTTGCTGTTGCTCATGGAACCGCAAATGCTAAAAAAGTTATGGAAGATATAAAAGCCGGAGGTAAATTTAGCGAATGTCATTTCATTGAATTTATGGGATGTCCCGGCGGATGTTTGGGCGGCGGCGGTCAGCCAATTCCCACCAGCGAAGAAATAAGAAAAAAACGTGCGGAAGCAATTTATAAAGAAGAAGAAGGTTTGCCAATTAGAAAGTCTCATGAAAATCCCCATATCAATTTTATTTATGAAAACTTTTTGAAAGAAGGACCTTGCGGACATTTATCGCATAAACTTTTACATACAACTTATGTAAAGCGCGGTAAATATATTTCTTAA
- a CDS encoding response regulator, which produces MEITNKIKKILLVDDDIDLLEQNKLILENKGLEVITAETGKEGLQKYLSEKPDAAIVDLIMEEHDSGFVLCHKLKKNDIGKNIPVIILTSATYDTGFKFSTATPEEKKWIKCDAILNKPIVIDELITQLNKYFE; this is translated from the coding sequence ATGGAAATTACAAATAAAATAAAAAAAATCCTTCTTGTTGATGATGATATAGATTTGTTGGAACAGAATAAACTTATTCTTGAAAATAAAGGCTTAGAAGTTATTACGGCTGAAACGGGAAAAGAAGGATTGCAAAAATATTTAAGTGAAAAGCCAGATGCAGCAATTGTAGATTTAATTATGGAAGAGCATGATAGTGGATTTGTACTTTGTCATAAATTAAAGAAAAATGATATTGGAAAAAACATTCCCGTAATTATTTTGACTTCCGCAACTTATGATACCGGATTTAAATTTAGTACAGCCACTCCTGAAGAAAAAAAATGGATTAAATGTGATGCTATTTTAAATAAACCAATTGTTATTGATGAATTAATTACTCAGCTTAACAAATATTTCGAATGA
- a CDS encoding response regulator — MALIAVIDDDPDILEASTLILEANGYKVVTASNPTTGFDIVSNNKPDLIILDVMMDEADDGFFLAQRFRKEGIKTPILMYTSISKAIGLHFGANDLVPVDDFVEKPISPEELIKKVQNLL, encoded by the coding sequence ATGGCACTAATCGCTGTGATTGATGATGATCCGGATATTCTTGAAGCGAGTACATTAATTCTAGAGGCGAATGGCTATAAGGTTGTTACCGCATCAAATCCAACAACTGGTTTTGACATTGTCTCAAATAACAAACCAGATTTAATAATTCTTGATGTAATGATGGACGAGGCTGATGATGGATTTTTTCTTGCTCAAAGATTTAGGAAAGAAGGAATTAAAACCCCAATCTTAATGTACACTTCCATTTCAAAAGCAATTGGTTTGCATTTTGGAGCTAATGATTTAGTTCCAGTTGATGACTTTGTTGAAAAGCCAATATCACCGGAAGAATTAATTAAGAAAGTTCAAAACTTACTTTAA